The Deltaproteobacteria bacterium DNA segment CCCTTGACGAGCCGGGAAAGGGCATCCAAGGGATATACGAGGGGGCGGGCGCCCCCGTGGAAATCGAGGATGCCGCTGGGGACGCGCGCGCGCTTCAGACGCACGTTTTCGCGTTGTCTTCCGGCGCGCGCGTCGCGATCCTCGGCTCGCACCAGTTGGACCATGAGTTGCCCGCGCTCGTGGGCCACGAGGCGTAGTCTTAATCCCCTCGGCGGGGAAAGGGGTCGGCCGACCCCTTGGTTGAAATCGAGAGCGAAACCGGAGGGTTGACAGGCCGTTTCCGACGACCCCCGGCGGAGGGGGGGCGAGAAACGTTGACGTCGCAATCCGGATCGCGAAATTGTCCAGTCATTTTACCGAGGTTGGTCGTCCGCCGATGTCGGCGTGACGACGCGTCGGGTCGGTGGATGCCGAGGACGACTGTGCGACAAGTTGTCATAGAGCGGCGAAGTCAGATGATGCGGAAGGGTTCGGGCGGGTCGAGGATGCCGGGCGCGACGCCCTCGTGGTGGATGCGCTCGCAACAGGCGGCGCACAACCGATAATAGCGCAGACTGTCGGTGCTCGGGTCGTATAGGCCCTCGAGTTGGCTGCGCAAGCGGAGGTAGGCGGCGTGGGACAGGTCGGGGGCTTCGAACACGGATTTCTGGACGCGCACGGCGTAGTCGAGCAGGGCGCGGACGGCGCGGTAGCGGGTGCGGTCGTTGGAGATGTCGAATGCGATCACGGTGCGCATGGGTCACTCGATCCGATAGGGTTCGTAGTGGGGTTGCCGGCCGAGTACGACGCGCGCAAGGTGCCGGACCTGCTGTTCGATGATGTCCCGATAGGCGAGCCGGCGGTCCTCGGGCGGGTAGCGCGCGGCGCTGCGCATGCGACGCTCGAAGGCGTCGATGAAGATGCGCATGCCGTCGCGCTTGACGACCACGGGCTCGCCGTCGCCGGGGTCGTCGAAGTGCTCGGGCGTGAGCATGCCGCGGTTGATGACCGCGAGGACGACGGCGTCGACGGCGGGCGCGCGCATCTCCTCGACGAGATCGCACACGAGCGACGGCCGCCCGGTGAGGGGCGCGTGCAAGGCGCCGACGAACGGATCGAGACCGACGGTGCGGACGGCGCCCTCGACGACGTTGGACAGCAGGGTGTAGCCGAGCGACAGCAGCGCGTTGACGGGATCCATGGGCGGCCGGCGATTTCGCCCCGGGAACGCGAATCCGGGGGCGCGAATGAGATCGCCGAAGGCGCGAAAGTAGGCGGCCGTACCGGATCCTTCGCATCCGCGGATCTCGTCGGGATCGACGGCTCGGCCGGTCCGGACGATGGCGGCGCGCAGGCCGGCGACGGCGCGCGCGATGGCGTCGGTCCGCCCGTGGCGGCGCGCGGCGCGCTGGAGCAGCG contains these protein-coding regions:
- the cas2 gene encoding CRISPR-associated endonuclease Cas2, translated to MRTVIAFDISNDRTRYRAVRALLDYAVRVQKSVFEAPDLSHAAYLRLRSQLEGLYDPSTDSLRYYRLCAACCERIHHEGVAPGILDPPEPFRII
- the cas1 gene encoding CRISPR-associated endonuclease Cas1, which produces MRSIYVVQDGGSIRRQGAALHVYRGRDRLDIVHVHDVDQVVLVGNIVVTPSALELLVDRGIDVVLLSHHGRFRARIGSDVSRQVALRIAQMRALVFDADRAADLARRIVAGKLANCRTLLQRAARRHGRTDAIARAVAGLRAAIVRTGRAVDPDEIRGCEGSGTAAYFRAFGDLIRAPGFAFPGRNRRPPMDPVNALLSLGYTLLSNVVEGAVRTVGLDPFVGALHAPLTGRPSLVCDLVEEMRAPAVDAVVLAVINRGMLTPEHFDDPGDGEPVVVKRDGMRIFIDAFERRMRSAARYPPEDRRLAYRDIIEQQVRHLARVVLGRQPHYEPYRIE